A part of Miscanthus floridulus cultivar M001 chromosome 6, ASM1932011v1, whole genome shotgun sequence genomic DNA contains:
- the LOC136460159 gene encoding uncharacterized protein: MGSGTGAVGAGGPRGAAGGRAGSYSSSYFSPPPPPPPPSPPPLLPLLLLLRPSSIRRCWQAGVGELATLGTRGRGGEGWRGSVASRRGTRGGEGGARHRRWGKAAARGTRKGVGGGWWARRTGRGGRHAASAGGGGAVVGIARRGEGRRRAASAVAQWLAGAAHGEGRAAHYDDSGEGLRWAARGAGKGGGAWRRRWPGGWQARGRPRARRMRRGGRRAASAAKKRCGGRRVRGKGRRRGSVCLCDCPAEFA, encoded by the coding sequence ATGGGGTCGGGCACGGGAGCCGTCGGGGCAggcggtccacggggcgcggccgggggcagggccggctccTACTCCTCTTCCtacttctcccctcctcctccccctcctcctccttctcctcctcccctcctccccctcctcctcctcctccgcccctCCTCCATTCGCCGGTGTTGGCAGGCCGGCGTGGGCGAGCTGGCCACGCTCGGCACACGCGGGCGCGGGGGCGAGGGCTGGCGGGGCTCGGTGGCTAGCAGGCGTGGCAcacggggaggggagggcggcgcACGGCATCGACGGTGGGGAAAGGCTGCGGCGCGCGGCACGAGGAAGGGCGTCGGCGGTGGCTGGTGGGCGCGGCgcacggggaggggagggcggcaTGCGGcgtcggcggggggggggggggctgtggTGGGCATCGCGCGTCGCGGGGaagggcggcggcgcgcggcgtcGGCGGTGGCTCAGTGGCTGGCGGGCGCGGCgcacggggaggggagggcggcgcACTACGACGACAGCGGGGAAGGACTGCGGTGGGCGGCGCGTGGCGCGGGGAAGGGCGGCGGTGCGTGGCGTCGACGGTGGCCCGGTGGCTGGCAGGCGCGGGGACGGCCGCGGGCGCGGCGCAtgaggaggggagggcggcgcgCGGCATCGGCGGCGAAGAAGCGCTGCGGCGGGCGGCGCGTGCGCGGGAAAGGGCGGCGGCGCGGGTCTGTCTGTCTGTGTGACTGCCCGGCCGAATTCGCCTAA
- the LOC136457536 gene encoding mitochondrial-processing peptidase subunit alpha-like, with amino-acid sequence MYRVASGLGALKRHGADAQMMNVAIRCASTSVAQGSSGGFWTWLTGARSNQIPPPDFTLPGVTIPPPLPDHVEAGKTRVTTLPNGVKIASETSAGSSCSVGVYVDCGSVYEAPETTGASQLLKTMAFATTANRSELRVVREIEAIGGSAKASASREMMSYTYGALKTYMPEMVELLIDCVRNPAFLDWEVKEQILRLKAELAKSSSNPENFLLEALHSTGYSGALANPLIASEYAISKLNADVLEQFIIENYTAPRIVLAASGVDHDELVSIAEPLLSDIPSVSGTTRPKSTYIGGEYRRSADSSNTDVALAFEVPSGWLKEKDFVTVSVLQTLLGGGGKFSWGRQGKGLHSRLNHLVNEFDQIKSISAFKDVHSNTGIFGIHTSTDASFVPKAIDLAARELTSLATPGQVDQSQLDRAKASAKSAILANLESQASLTEDIGRQVLAFGERKPAEHLLKAIDGVTLKDVTSVAEKIISSPLTMASHGNVLNMPTYESVSGKFHSK; translated from the exons ATGTACCGAGTCGCCTCCGGCCTCGGCGCCCTCAAG AGGCATGGGGCAGATGCTCAAATGATGAATGTTGCAATCAGGTGTGCCAGCACAAGTGTTGCACAGGGGTCGTCTGGTGGCTTCTGGACCTGGTTGACTGGTGCGCGGTCAAATCAAATACCTCCTCCAGATTTCACACTTCCGGGCGTGACTATTCCTCCTCCGCTACCTGATCATGTGGAGGCTGGCAAGACAAGAGTCACAACACTTCCCAATGGTGTTAAAATAGCCTCTGAGACATCTGCA GGATCATCTTGCTCTGTTGGAGTTTATGTTGATTGTGGTTCTGTATATGAAGCACCTGAAACAACAGGTGCCAGTCAACTGTTGAAGACAATGGCCTTCGCAACCACTGCCAACAGGAGTGAATTGCGGGTTGTGCGTGAAATTGAGGCAATAGGTGGCAGTGCCAAAGCATCTGCTAGCCGTGAGATGATGAGCTACACTTACGGGGCCCTGAAGACTTACATGCCTGAAATGGTTGAGTTGCTTATTGATTGTGTACGCAACCCTGCTTTTCTTGATTGGGAGGTCAAGGAACAG ATTTTGAGGCTAAAGGCAGAGCTTGCGAAATCATCAAGTAATCCTGAAAATTTCCTTTTGGAGGCTCTTCATTCTACTGGCTATTCTGGTGCTTTAGCAAACCCACTAATTGCGTCAGAATATGCAATTAGCAAATTGAATGCAGATGTCCTGGAGCAATTTATAATT GAGAACTACACTGCTCCCCGAATTGTTCTAGCTGCTTCAGGTGTTGATCATGATGAATTGGTATCTATTGCTGAACCCCTTCTGTCTGACATTCCCAGTGTATCTGGAACAACAAGGCCAAAATCTACCTACATTGGTGGAGAATACAGAAGAAGTGCAGATTCATCG AACACAGATGTTGCATTGGCATTCGAGGTCCCAAGTGGTTGGCTCAAAGAAAAAGATTTTGTGACCGTATCAGTTCTTCAG ACACTTCTGGGCGGTGGTGGCAAATTTTCTTGGGGAAGGCAAGGAAAGGGGCTGCATTCGCGTCTAA ACCATCTAGTAAATGAATTTGATCAGATCAAGTCAATCTCTGCTTTCAAGGACGTTCACAGTAATACTGGCATCTTTGGAATCCATACATCTACT GATGCATCATTTGTTCCTAAAGCTATTGACCTAGCAGCAAGAGAGCTCACTTCCCTTGCAACTCCTGGACAAG TTGACCAAAGCCAACTAGACCGTGCTAAAGCCTCAGCTAAATCAGCGATACTGGCGAACCTGGAATCGCAG GCATCACTAACAGAAGACATTGGGCGCCAagttttggcatttggtgaaag GAAACCTGCTGAGCACCTTCTCAAGGCTATTGATGGTGTTACTCTGAAAGATGTAACATCTGTTGCTGAAAAGATCATTTCATCGCCATTGACAATGGCATCTCATGGAAACG TTCTGAACATGCCAACTTATGAGTCGGTCAGTGGCAAGTTCCACTCAAAATGA